From a single Lewinella sp. LCG006 genomic region:
- a CDS encoding dipeptide epimerase: protein MQIKVFQFDLPLRHTFTISHESRTVQPTMIIRLQDEQGYEGYGEATVTTYYGVTMAGMLAAVERVRPWLETYTLTEPASFYVELEQRLPGDSFVRCALDMAANDLWARRHGKPLYEMWSLDPAKAPTTSFTIGMAPLPEMVAKLQEKPWPLYKVKLGTDHDLEIIRTLRTYTDAIFRVDANTGWTAEQTIAYAHELKELGVEFIEQPQKADAWADHRKALEGSVLPIIADESCHVEADVARCANHFDGINIKLVKCGGLTPARRMIKEARALGLKIMMGCMTESSVGISAIAHIAPLLDYVDMDGALLLARDPAKGVVIDDQAKLHYADVPGTGVVLKSEW, encoded by the coding sequence ATGCAAATAAAAGTCTTCCAGTTTGACCTCCCTCTTCGTCACACTTTCACGATCAGTCATGAGTCGAGGACGGTGCAACCCACTATGATTATTCGCCTTCAGGACGAGCAAGGCTATGAGGGCTATGGGGAGGCTACCGTCACCACTTATTATGGCGTAACCATGGCAGGGATGTTGGCTGCGGTAGAGCGGGTACGCCCCTGGCTGGAGACTTATACCCTCACGGAGCCCGCATCTTTTTATGTGGAATTGGAGCAACGCCTCCCTGGCGATTCTTTTGTGCGTTGTGCTTTGGATATGGCCGCTAATGATTTGTGGGCCCGTCGGCATGGAAAGCCACTGTATGAAATGTGGAGTTTAGATCCTGCCAAGGCCCCAACGACCAGCTTTACCATTGGCATGGCGCCCTTGCCCGAAATGGTCGCCAAGCTTCAAGAAAAACCCTGGCCGCTGTACAAGGTAAAACTGGGTACCGACCATGATCTTGAAATTATAAGAACCCTCCGAACGTATACCGACGCTATTTTTCGCGTAGACGCAAACACCGGCTGGACGGCTGAGCAAACCATTGCCTATGCGCATGAGCTGAAAGAATTGGGGGTAGAATTTATCGAACAACCCCAAAAAGCCGACGCTTGGGCCGACCATCGCAAAGCACTGGAGGGAAGTGTATTACCCATCATCGCGGATGAAAGCTGTCATGTGGAAGCCGATGTGGCGCGTTGTGCCAATCACTTTGACGGCATCAACATCAAGTTGGTAAAATGTGGTGGGCTCACGCCTGCTCGCCGCATGATTAAAGAAGCCAGAGCCTTAGGGTTGAAAATCATGATGGGCTGTATGACGGAAAGCTCCGTCGGTATCTCTGCGATTGCACACATTGCACCCCTTCTCGATTACGTAGACATGGATGGTGCACTTTTGCTAGCTAGAGATCCAGCCAAAGGGGTCGTCATCGATGACCAGGCGAAGTTACATTATGCCGATGTACCGGGAACGGGTGTTGTTTTGAAGTCGGAATGGTGA
- a CDS encoding DUF2723 domain-containing protein encodes MKGLHRLTGWLVFAIAALVYLYSAERTGSLWDCGEFILGAYKLQVVHPPGAPLFVLVGRLFTWVAELVSDDPANIAFAVNIMSGICTAFAAAFIAWVTIIMGRLSLVGRGGETSRGQDFALAGGGLAAGLATAFATSIWFSAVEGEVYAMSTMFTAMTLWSTVKWYSLPDEPESDRWLIFTVYAAGLSIGVHLLSMLTFPALALFYYFKKYEKHNLLGMALAAGGGVAAIVVIQKLIIVGIPALWTWMELVMVNGLGLPPQTGIVPTLLITVGLIALGLRFAHQRQNALLQQIFVALTLVVIGFSTIGVVVIRANAAPPVNMNNPSDAMRLLPYLNREQYGERPLLYGPDFDADVQSTDVTDRYGLVGDEYKITDYKISVNYANRDKRFFPRMTDGSLGRPRLYKQWMGLDPDKALPKGRPNMGDNIAFFVRYQIGWMYWRYFMWNFSGRQNGQQGFYDWDESSGNWITGINFLDEARLGDLSALPERMANDPSRNVYYMLPFLFGLLGLFWHSSKRPNDFIGLLALFIITGIGIIVYSNQPPNEPRERDYVLAGSIFTFCIWIGLAVPALYQIMAERLGTSKMVSAVGASLVVLVAPLLMGFQNFDDHSRAEHTAARDYASNFLNSVEKDAIIFTYGDNDTYPLWYAQEVEGIRTDVRVVNLSLIAVDWYINLLNRKVNDSPPVKMSIPAEQIRGKLRNQVFYYNPSGQDRPMQLLDFVKFIGEDHPLQSGSGRVIEAHYPTKNVLIPVDKEAVLRNGVVGIEDTANIVSAIPVQVSESQLLKDDIAILDILASNLWERPIYFAVTARIEKLFGMQDYMQLEGLALRIVPVKSRSENNIYGLLGSGRVNTDALYENVTTKWKWGNFDKEDTYVNHSYGPSIQSMQFAIQRGAQALLNQGNKEKAISLVDQYFDAFPNMNFEYGIHSAYMIGIYSQAGAYDKAKPQMKILARNIEERINYYMTLPDDILQLSYGTDFQAAMAVAERLVAYAQRGGDTEFQNELMAVFGEFVRPPQPSPELPGELAAPPPGE; translated from the coding sequence GGTCGCCTCTTTACCTGGGTGGCTGAACTCGTCAGTGACGATCCAGCAAATATTGCTTTTGCCGTCAACATTATGTCGGGGATATGTACTGCTTTTGCAGCAGCATTTATCGCCTGGGTCACCATCATCATGGGACGCCTATCATTGGTGGGTCGTGGTGGCGAAACCAGTCGTGGTCAAGACTTCGCTTTAGCGGGAGGTGGCTTAGCTGCTGGCTTGGCTACTGCATTTGCTACCTCTATCTGGTTTTCGGCCGTAGAGGGCGAGGTCTACGCGATGTCTACCATGTTCACCGCGATGACTTTGTGGTCAACGGTCAAGTGGTACTCCCTACCTGACGAACCAGAAAGTGATCGTTGGCTCATCTTCACGGTTTATGCTGCGGGGCTTTCCATCGGTGTTCACTTGTTGAGTATGCTGACTTTCCCGGCGCTTGCGCTTTTCTACTACTTCAAGAAATACGAGAAGCACAATCTCTTGGGCATGGCACTCGCCGCAGGCGGTGGTGTTGCAGCGATTGTGGTGATTCAAAAACTCATCATCGTCGGGATTCCTGCGCTATGGACCTGGATGGAACTCGTTATGGTCAATGGCCTTGGACTTCCACCTCAGACCGGGATCGTTCCTACCTTACTGATTACAGTGGGGCTTATCGCGCTGGGGCTTCGCTTTGCTCACCAACGCCAGAATGCTTTGCTTCAGCAAATTTTTGTGGCCCTCACTTTGGTGGTCATTGGCTTCTCTACGATTGGTGTGGTCGTTATTCGTGCCAATGCTGCACCGCCCGTCAACATGAACAATCCAAGTGATGCGATGCGCTTGCTTCCCTACCTCAACCGGGAACAATACGGTGAACGGCCATTGCTCTACGGACCCGATTTTGATGCCGACGTGCAGAGCACCGACGTCACCGATCGCTATGGTTTGGTGGGAGATGAATACAAAATCACCGATTACAAAATCAGTGTCAATTACGCTAATCGCGACAAACGCTTCTTCCCACGTATGACGGATGGCTCTCTAGGGCGCCCTCGTTTGTACAAGCAGTGGATGGGCCTCGACCCGGATAAAGCACTGCCCAAAGGGCGGCCAAACATGGGAGACAATATCGCCTTCTTCGTACGCTACCAAATCGGATGGATGTACTGGCGTTATTTCATGTGGAATTTCTCAGGCCGCCAAAATGGCCAGCAAGGTTTCTACGATTGGGACGAAAGTTCGGGTAACTGGATTACCGGTATCAACTTCCTCGACGAGGCTCGTCTCGGTGACCTTTCTGCCCTTCCTGAGCGAATGGCCAACGATCCTTCGCGGAACGTTTACTATATGCTGCCTTTCTTGTTTGGTTTGCTTGGCCTGTTTTGGCATTCCTCCAAACGACCCAATGATTTTATTGGCTTATTGGCCCTCTTTATTATCACGGGTATTGGTATTATCGTTTATTCCAATCAGCCTCCGAACGAGCCGCGCGAACGCGATTATGTACTTGCGGGTTCGATCTTTACCTTCTGTATTTGGATAGGATTGGCCGTGCCAGCCTTGTACCAAATCATGGCAGAACGCCTGGGAACCAGTAAAATGGTAAGTGCAGTGGGTGCCAGCTTGGTGGTTTTGGTGGCTCCTTTACTGATGGGCTTCCAAAATTTCGATGACCATAGCCGTGCAGAACATACCGCTGCGCGCGATTATGCTAGCAACTTCCTCAACTCGGTAGAAAAAGATGCCATCATCTTCACCTATGGCGATAACGATACCTACCCCTTGTGGTACGCGCAGGAAGTAGAAGGGATTCGTACCGATGTGCGGGTGGTGAACCTTAGCTTGATTGCGGTCGATTGGTACATCAACTTACTCAACCGTAAAGTCAATGATTCTCCACCAGTAAAAATGAGCATTCCAGCGGAACAAATCCGTGGGAAACTGCGCAACCAGGTCTTCTACTACAACCCCTCGGGCCAAGATCGCCCGATGCAGTTGCTGGATTTCGTGAAATTCATTGGTGAAGATCATCCCTTACAGAGTGGTAGCGGCAGGGTCATTGAAGCCCATTATCCCACCAAAAACGTATTAATACCTGTTGACAAAGAGGCTGTTTTACGTAATGGAGTCGTGGGTATTGAGGATACGGCCAATATAGTGAGCGCTATCCCTGTACAAGTAAGCGAGTCTCAGCTCCTGAAAGATGATATTGCTATTCTCGACATCCTTGCTTCTAACCTTTGGGAACGTCCCATCTATTTTGCGGTAACCGCACGGATAGAGAAACTCTTCGGAATGCAAGATTATATGCAACTCGAAGGTCTGGCACTCCGCATTGTTCCCGTTAAGTCACGCAGTGAAAACAACATCTACGGATTGCTCGGTAGTGGCCGCGTAAACACCGATGCTTTGTATGAAAATGTAACCACAAAATGGAAGTGGGGTAATTTCGACAAAGAAGACACTTACGTCAACCACAGCTATGGCCCTAGTATCCAGAGTATGCAATTTGCTATTCAGCGTGGTGCTCAGGCATTGCTCAACCAAGGGAATAAGGAGAAAGCCATCAGCTTGGTAGACCAATATTTCGATGCTTTCCCGAACATGAACTTCGAATACGGAATTCATTCTGCCTACATGATTGGCATTTACTCCCAGGCCGGAGCCTACGATAAAGCCAAGCCACAAATGAAAATTTTGGCCCGCAATATCGAAGAACGTATCAATTACTACATGACCCTGCCGGATGACATCCTCCAGCTTAGCTACGGTACGGACTTCCAAGCGGCAATGGCTGTAGCAGAACGCTTGGTAGCTTACGCTCAAAGAGGCGGTGATACGGAATTCCAAAATGAACTGATGGCCGTGTTTGGTGAATTTGTTCGCCCTCCTCAGCCGTCACCAGAGTTGCCCGGTGAGCTTGCCGCACCTCCTCCTGGTGAGTAA